ACTGGGCAAACATCCTCACATATTCTACATTCACTACAGAAGCCTTCTTCTTCCAAATCTACAATTATGGCTCCTGTGGGACAATAATATTGGCATCTTCTACATTTGATGCATTCTTCGGGGTCTGTTATCACGTTTGTCCTTTTAACCTCCTTTTTTAGGGGTTTTCGCTTTTTGGGTATTTTAACAGCAAAATCTAGGGCCTCGAGGAACTTTAGTTGACGTTCTTCTATGAGGTCGAATGCGTCTATGCGCGCGTTAACAGGACAAGCCTCTTCACATAATCCGCACCTGGCACATATACCCTTCACTGTATCGTCTTCTATTTTTATACTGTTAACTGGGCATATGTATTCGCATATACCACATAGGTTACATTTTGCCCTGTCAACAACGAATCCACCATACTTATTTTGTTGTATTGCCTTATTCGGGCATTCATCAGCGCATGCACCACAAGTGATGCAGCTGAATGCTTTCCCATCAATTAATCTTATAGCATCTGTTGGACACGCCTTTACACATTCGCCTATCCCTTCACATTTTGCTGTTGTGATGAACATGATCCTACTCTCCGTCTAGCCTCTTATGATCCTCCCTGCTATTATACCAATGAATGCTGCTATGAAACCGCTTGCTAATGGCAGATCATGATAGTATGGGAATGGGCCTAGCTGCCATGCCATTAAAATTGCAGCTATTAAGATCACAATATAAGATGATAGGGGAAATCTCAGTTCTTCATCTTCTTTTATTCTTGTTCCGAGGATGAAACCTATTAGGAATCCGAAAAGGCTCGGACCAGCGTACAACATTTGTTTCCACCTTATTCTCCTTTAAATTCTAGGAAGGTTATAACAACAGCGCTTAAACCCACCAGCACCTTCAATCCTATTAATATGTTCAAGTATGGTATTATACCCGCATGTACCGCGTCAGGATAATTGAAAACACTACTTACACCCGGTA
The sequence above is drawn from the Methanothermobacter tenebrarum genome and encodes:
- a CDS encoding energy-converting hydrogenase B subunit J; the protein is MLYAGPSLFGFLIGFILGTRIKEDEELRFPLSSYIVILIAAILMAWQLGPFPYYHDLPLASGFIAAFIGIIAGRIIRG